A region from the bacterium BMS3Abin08 genome encodes:
- the acdA_2 gene encoding acyl-CoA dehydrogenase gives MYWNLSEDHKIIKETVSRIAQKELASRASEIDKTHSFVLEGLKKLREADILGLAIPSKYGGMGMDTLSFVLAVEEIAKACGSTALSVVSHSICSNIILCAGNEEQKEKHLPDMARGERLGAFCVHESNCGSNALALETRAVLEGDAYIVNGSKIFITNAQEAEIYAVLVRTDPSGGPQGISMLLIGKGTEGFSFGKKEEKMGLNGISSRELFFQDCRVSKENILGKEGEGLKIVGQAIIGFGFFGATAVSLGLAQVALDASIKHAKERIIAGNPIGANQLIQSLITEMSLGVDTARALLYSVVSRLDTNPPAPIVDALKVKLYASEVAIDVTNKALQVYGGHGYCRDFPLERYYRDARGLALHFKTTELLKADIGKILTGL, from the coding sequence GAGGGGCTTAAGAAATTGAGAGAAGCAGATATATTAGGATTAGCGATTCCCTCCAAATATGGAGGAATGGGGATGGATACTCTATCCTTTGTCCTGGCAGTAGAGGAAATCGCTAAGGCTTGCGGTTCAACAGCCCTTTCAGTTGTTTCACACTCCATATGCTCGAATATTATCCTATGCGCAGGGAATGAGGAGCAGAAAGAAAAGCATCTGCCGGATATGGCAAGGGGAGAAAGGCTGGGAGCCTTCTGTGTCCATGAGTCTAACTGTGGTTCTAACGCCTTAGCTCTTGAGACAAGAGCGGTATTAGAGGGTGATGCCTATATTGTCAATGGTTCAAAGATATTTATAACCAACGCTCAAGAGGCAGAGATTTATGCAGTTTTGGTGCGCACAGATCCATCCGGGGGACCTCAAGGAATATCTATGCTTCTTATCGGGAAAGGCACTGAGGGATTTTCCTTTGGCAAAAAAGAGGAAAAGATGGGTCTTAACGGAATCTCCAGTCGGGAACTCTTTTTCCAGGACTGCCGGGTTTCAAAAGAAAATATTTTAGGAAAGGAAGGGGAAGGGCTTAAAATCGTAGGTCAGGCGATTATCGGATTTGGGTTCTTTGGGGCGACTGCTGTTTCATTGGGGCTTGCTCAGGTAGCCTTAGATGCTTCTATCAAACACGCAAAAGAAAGGATTATCGCAGGAAATCCCATAGGAGCAAACCAATTAATTCAATCATTAATTACAGAGATGAGTTTAGGTGTAGATACAGCAAGAGCGCTTCTCTATTCAGTGGTATCAAGACTGGACACAAACCCTCCCGCTCCCATTGTGGATGCCCTGAAAGTAAAGCTCTATGCCTCTGAGGTTGCAATAGATGTTACAAACAAAGCCCTGCAAGTCTATGGTGGTCATGGCTATTGCAGAGATTTCCCCCTTGAGCGATACTATAGAGATGCGCGTGGACTTGCTTTACATTTTAAAACTACGGAGTTACTCAAAGCAGATATAGGGAAGATACTTACAGGTTTATAA